In Flavobacterium praedii, the DNA window TTTCAGATAGAGTTCTTATTGAACCAGTTGCAGCTGAAACGAAAACTGCGTCAGGGATTTTTATTCCAGATACGGCTAAAGAAAAACCACAAAAAGGCACTGTTGTAGCAGTAGGAAATGGAACTAAGGACCATACGATGACAGTAAAAATTGGAGATTCTGTACTTTACGGAAAATACGCTGGAACAGAATTAAAATTAGAGGGAAAAGATTACCTAATTATGCGTGAGGATGATATCCTTGCAATAATTTAGTCCCCTAACCCCGAAGGTGGAACAAAAACTTGAAAATTTAAACTTTCAAACTTTAAACAAAAAAAAAATGGCAAAAGATATAAAATTTGATATTGAAGCACGTGACGGATTGAAACGTGGAGTTGATGCATTGGCGAATGCAGTAAAAGTGACCCTTGGACCAAAAGGTCGTAACGTAATTATTGGAAAATCTTTTGGTGGACCAAACGTAACCAAAGATGGTGTTACTGTAGCCAAAGAAATAGAATTGAAAGATCCATTGGAAAACATGGGTGCTCAAATGGTAAAAGAAGTAGCTTCAAAAACCAATGATTTGGCTGGAGATGGAACAACTACTGCTACTGTATTGGCACAAGCCATTGTGAAAGAAGGATTAAAAAACGTTGCTGCAGGTGCAAACCCAATGGATTTGAAACGTG includes these proteins:
- a CDS encoding co-chaperone GroES, coding for MTLNIKPLSDRVLIEPVAAETKTASGIFIPDTAKEKPQKGTVVAVGNGTKDHTMTVKIGDSVLYGKYAGTELKLEGKDYLIMREDDILAII